tcattatttttatcatcatcatcatcatcatcatcatcatcatcatcatcattattattattattattattattatttcattatattattattaataataatattaatattgttattattggtattattattattattattattattattatcatcatcatcatcagttcatttttatatagtgtattttgttatgttttgtattttttagctttctttatttcttaaaCTTCCCATTTTATTCGTTTTCATGACTGGTAACTCCAGTTTTAGAATGTTAAAAAATTCcttaaaatgcaagaaaattaaaataaaaatgaaatgaaataaaataaaataaaatgaaaaacaacaaagacaaagaatgaaaaaaagaatagaaaatcatgttgttttattgctcaCTCAccctccagcagctccaggCTGGCGCCGCCTCCTGTGCTGACGTGGCTGACCTTGTCCTCTGTGTTCCACTTGGCGCAGCAGGTAGCGGTGTCGCCACCACCTGGACACAAATTAtacatgttttaaaggtttattcAAACGTCTTCTAATGGATACTTCACCGATTTTTAATCgactttgtatcataacaatgggGGTAGTGTATGTTGATGAAATGAACTTTGGTAAACTGTCCCCCATCTATCCACTGCCTGCGAGTCTGTCAACAGGAAGTGAGCGCCATACTGTTTCCccacacaatgacaaaaatgagATCAAGCAGTAAAACTAatgaaatataaaccaagattttgttacAGAGTTGTATATTTCTCACCTAAATTGTTTTACAAAACATGTGTTCGCTTATCAATGAGATGGCTGCCATCGTTTCAAACAGGTATGGACGCATTTACACACCATCACTCACGAGCAGGACTGCTATTGGTCTGGTacggtgcagtgcattctggtagttgtaggctttcttcctcttgagcaaaagcctcctttttctctgttttcactaGTCATGTAGCActgatttcaaaagtatttgtctctttttaccACATGgctttatgaaaagaccatctttccagcagtgaaatacatCTTTGATGAATCACTGTTAGCATACCAACATGCTAACAGTATATTTGGACCAACAAAATGGATTGATCAGCACACTGACTGACTTatcaagtgaaaaacaaacaaataactaaaaacCTCACTCGTCTATCTTACCGATGATTGTGATGCAGTTGTTTTTGGTCACTTCGACCACTTTGTCCATCAGGTTCTTCGTCCCTTTGGCAAAGTTTTCCCACTCAAACACACCAACTGGGCCGTTCCACACGATCTGCTTGGCCCTGCCCACTGCCTCTGCGTAGGCCTTAGAGCTCTCTGGTCCACAGTCCAAACCCTGCAGAGGAAAGCGTTACCAAAACAGAAGCGATAAAAGGGCAATAAAATCTGTTCATCAGTGATTGAGATAAATCTTCTTTTCTTACCATCCAGCCAGCAGGGATGCCACCAGCAACGGTTGCAGTGCCAGTGGCGGCTTTCTCATCGAACTTGTCTGCTGTGATGAAGTCGACGGGCAGCGTGATCTTGacgttgtttttctctgctttggCCATCAGGTCCTTGACGATGCCGGCACCTTCCTCGTCAAACAGGGAAGTACCGATCTgacaggggagagaggggaggaaattAAATCAATGTTATATATATCTTCTTAAGAAAGATACAGGTGTTGATTACAGATGTCGACGTTAGTATTTAAACGTTGGTGGTGCTAAAACAGTCTTGTGAAAGCAGAGATTGGTAATCACAGTCAAGACCTGAATTTAACctctaaacaaaaatatttgaaaagaaaagcttttgtttAAAGGAGTAAGTCTACCCAAACAACAAAAGGACACATTTCCACATTTCCCTGTAGCAGTATCGAGCCATGCagatattcattttgttttatttgcccCTGTTTAAAGCTATCAGCCCCTTGAGATTGCTGTGTTAACCCATACAATGGAGactcaaaaaagacatttaccaACTCTAGTGTACAGGAGACTCTTGCCATTGAGTCAGGTTTCTTAAgcctatatactgtatgtttatgttttgcCTTACTGGAAGCATTAAAAGTATGACAAATTGTGTGTACAGACAACTTTTACTCTACCACttggaaaatgaagaaaactgaaaaatgggATTACTCTAGCGCAAGTTCTGAGTTATAAGAGCAAtcttttttatatcatttttatatcataatCAATGCACATTTATCTGATAAATGGATATcctctaaaaatataaaaatataaaaatatgtcaatCATGTCTGTTCAGATCTGACAGCCATGACTCAGAGTAAAAGTATGATTCTTGGCACATTTAAGTACTTTAATTATCTCTATGATGAGCTGCTGCTTTAACTGCTGACTGTGTTGGTATGCAGGCCACTGGAGTGGTGGTGGGTAAAGATATCtcaaaatctgataaaataaaacccaaactcTGCTTGGCTAGATACAGCTTGAGAAGTAAGAAAATATGCTCTTTTGTAGTTTGACTGAGCTGAACTTTCAAATCTTTCAGTCAGACGTCAGACTTCAGGTCATGACGTGCCTCTCAATctaacaaaactaacaaaacaaaagcagtttcacaaGTCTGTTTGAACACCACCAATGTCCAACAGCGAGTGCTGCAACTCGATTACGACAGCATGGAGTGGTAAAGACACTGAACTTGTGAAAACACCAGCGGTTTTTAGTCATACAGGATTCATTCAAGAAACCTTTTCACTCCTTCACAAACAAACATcgaatttaacaaaaaacatcaccttttttaaaaaaaactttatactCCCAGTGAAAAAGAGGTTAGAGTGTCTTTAGCCTCTGTACTGACTTATTtaccagaaataaaaaaaagaaaaatatgtgatCAGAGTACAGTTAGAAGAGggatttaaatcaaataattcaCCTTTTTTATTAGACCACTAAAAGTGGGCAGGTTAAGAGTTTAGTGGAGCCACAGCAGTCATGGCTCCACACACGCCTCTTTCAGTGAGGATAGAGTATTATATTAATGAATGAAAGATTTTAGCCACACAGCTTtggaaatgaaacaaatgttaaattgttaaaaaagtaaacgTGTTATATCAGTGAAGCCACAGTGGTGTAGCGCCGACAGGATAGTTGTATCCATCAGGAAGACAGAGATGAAACACTTTGTGGGCACCATGTAATGTatagggtttcccacacattcatatatttttggcagcccaccacaattaaaacatctggtGCCacgtcttgtttttatttttttggagctgaagcattcattaggagcgctgttGCAATATATATACTGTGGATAATTGCACCACTCTCTTggagcgcagagcgtactctgggcacagagggagcagcagaacTTCAGACACTATGAAAGTGTACCATCTCTGTTatacatattgtactttttatatttatgtaaaagCACAGAACTGTAAAAAAGCACTGCAGCGCACAATGTAGAGACATACTGAGTATGagaggaattaaaaactttgaaaccttgacttcaactgtttttttgacTTCCTCACCTCCATGTTGTTGAGAACTTTGAGGAAGGTGAAGGCCATGCCGCCGCCGATGATCATCTCATCGACCTTATCCAACATGTTGTTGATCAGCTGGATCTTATCTTTCACCTTTGCTCTGtaacacagacaggaagaggcGGCACACATCAGTATAGATAAGAAGCTCATACAACggggaaaagttaaaaaaaacaaaagcaagccTGAGATAGTCtgatatgtacatttttatttaaattttcacttaactttattaaaaaaaagttgcagggaactccctgttgaaagtttcagtttaaacatttgctaaaggcatttgaaCAAAGTTTTGCATTGGAGTTTTTTATACTACAAATTCTAAAGTTTGATggaaatatttccatttttattgtaaatgcatatcgttTCCAAATAACGGTTATCTGCCTCAATAACTACTTATAATCAGTATCGGTATtggctttgaaaaaacaatatcagtcaacccctaatcaaaattaaattttaataagGCTACGTTTTGGCTGTTGCAATCGACCAATATTTTCAGCATCCACTTAATCTGTTGATTAGATTCTAAATTAAATGAGTAATCAGTTGGTCTACAGAATGTAATATAAcagtataaatgtaaataaatagttttaaaaaaaacatcacaatatctTAAAACAGAAGATAGCAATGTTTTGaaactgcttgttttgtttatttaacaggatattttgtttattgtcatataaGATAAGAGAATTAATGTGTTGGCACTGGTgaatttttggccttttcacTTGAAATATGACTAATGTTCACCTCTCAATTGTTGCAACAAAGCATAAAATGCATGTAGTTTTCACTGTGATATTTTTCCAGAGTTGCAATACACTACCTCGTAGCATTTTAAATCATTGTGTAGGTCTGTTTTGGCCTCTCATAAACCTGTTACTCAAGCTGACCTCCTTCATTCTAGTCAGTTATTGATTATAAATTTCTTGGGATCATCAATTTGGACACAAAGGATTCCACCAAAAATCAGCCCAACCCTGACTTTGCATCAACACATCATTACTGATAAAATCTTTgatcacacagacagaggatAAGCCTACGGAAAAAGTGATTTATCAGTTTCACCATCATCAAATGAACTCTGCAGCTGTTCACTGGCTTATCATTACACACTAATGATCAATGTCCTCTGTTTGTGACCTACAGGAAGGTGATTGGCTGTGCTGCTCGACGCTGAATGAGAGTGACAGTTGCACAATGCACTTAAGAGTTAAAATGGACTCTGAAACAAAGCCAAAACCCACATGCAGACACCAGCAGCTCAGTAAAACTGACCCGCTGTTTGAGCAGCTTCACTCGCCGTTTCTCACAACTCGAACCAGCACaggaaaacaaatataaaatgtaataggAAGCAGAAATTTGGTGCTTTTGTTGTATTGAAacaagaaatatttttcttgactTTCTGCTGTGGTTAAAACCTCTAGCCTACTCATTCAGGGTTCTTGCAGTAGATTTAAGTCTTTTTGTTTAATGTGACTTGGAGTTTAAGACCAATGttttaagaattttattttattcattaattttttctattttattttgaccaaatgtttattgtaacataaaacatgacttttttgtccagtgaaaaaaaaagattatctaCATTgcatgctaaaaaaacaacccgTTTTAAAGTGGAACACAAATAAGACGATGAATATAtcatattatcataaaaaatttatttggtgTACTAAGAGGGGTGGGAAACATCTTGGATTACTGGACAgttgttggaaaaaatgattcagaaattcctacttcccatgtctaagcatttttaagatttctgaAAGATTAATCGAAGTCAATATAATcacaattaaggccttatttttagattaatgaatttaagaccttttttaaggatctgcgggaaaCCTGTCATTATTAattacagatgttttaatgattgGGAACTCTAAATTATTATAGTTTCTGTCATTAAACctatgtaatatgtaataatttAGTTTGCCTCCTGTTAATAATAAACACTAGCTCTATGTTTATGTCTGTTTATATGCAATATTTGTATATCTGCATGAAACAAAACTGCTCTTTTCTGTCCACTCAACAACACACAACCAGTTCAACTTCATCATTGACCACACAACCCTGAAAATACTCCTGAAATAAGAAGTGTGGGATGTAaaccaataaagaaaaaatttaaacagtGTATGATCTCTCTTCTCTGCCTGTTCACCATCTGCGCACTCGGTGTTGAGCAGAGGGAGAGTCTCGAAGAAAGCAGTTGTACTGTGACACCACAGATTGCGTAATGAGCTTATAGTCTCTATTCCTGGATGGCCACCtgggtattttaaaaaaagaggctgCGGTGTGATGATATCTAAACcgcaggagagggagaggaaaacacTGTCGAGGAGGTTTCCTCTTAAAATCAAACAGTGCTTACAGTAAAAACTGGTGTTGTTTTAGCCTGGTGCAGTCTCTGTCTCTTGTTTTAGTCTAAATCCAACCAGCAGCTTAACACTGCAAAAGTGTAGGaggttaaaataaatgttgtattGTGGTTGAAATGTGATGCAACATGATATTTTCTGCCAATACAAAACAATGCTCAatcaaatacatgcaaattACTGGTAGAGTACTTTGTTGTGAACAATGTACATTTTAAGGGTTGAGCGGGTGTAAAATGACTAAACAAGTCCGAAATATAGCCAAACACGGAAACGGACCAGTTTACTGAATATTACCACTAGGTGTCACATTTGACACATTTGAGCAGCTACTCCTGAGTGGAACATAGTGACATTGTGTCCTAAAAGCAAATAAGCGTCCAAATAATGCACCACTTCGCTTAATACTGGAGCTCGCCGTCTGCGGGCTGAATCCGTTCATATGCACTTCTATTACGCAATTTAAACAAACCTGCACAGAAAGGCGCAACATGTGTCCTGTAGCCAGTTAGACAGCATGATCATCCACTAACACCATCATATTTGATGAACTGTTGAAACGAACTGTTCTCACCCTCCGAGGATGGCCAGGAAGGGCTTCTGAGGTTTCTCCAGAGCCATGGCAAAGTAGTCCAGCTCCTTCTTCATCAGGAAACCAGCCGCCTTCTGAGGAAGATTCACTCCCACCATGGAGCTgggggagaagaggaagagaagacaTCACTATCAGAATATCATCACCAGTGTTGTTGCTTCTGTCCTTCATTAATCACCATCCTGCTCACCTGTGGGCTCTGTGCGCTGTGCCAAAGGCGTCGTTGACGTAAACGTCGCCCAGTTTGGACAGAGATGCTCTGAAGGAGTCGATATCTCCCTGGGAGGCCTTGGTCTgagggacaaaaacaaagacgGTTGGTGGGCTTTGTTCAGTAGACAGAAAATAATTCCCACATAAAACTGTTCATAAGTTGAGTAGCCAGGTCATTGAAATATGTAGTACAAAGGCAGCACAAGATGAtgcacttttgtgtgtgtgtgtgtgtgtgtgtgtgtgtgtatatgtgtgtgtgtgtgtgtgtgtgtgtgtgtgtttgtgtgtgtaaaggtaTTCTTGTCATGACATTCATAGGAGCTCTTATGCTTGGATACTACTGTGATACTAGATGTAGGGTTGCAGTGATATACCAGTTTTAAGGTAAACTGTGACATGAAAGTTGACGATATTCATACTGTGTGCATTTGCTtattatgatatttaaaaaaatgcaactggttGGTGAATATCacccttttttaaagttattttcaaaagagagCCTTTTTACTAATGCTTCCATTAAAAATGGTTTCAATTCTTAAATACAGCAATAAAGCATTAATTCACCAAAATAAACCCTAACATGATCatacttgtttttatgtatttatgtatttgtattctGTATAGTTGTGATGTCTTTTTGTGGATTGCTGAATTTCCTCTCTGCACAACAAATTTACCCTTGTGTACCAATATAGAAACCTTGAACTGCCTCTTTTCTCAGCCATCCTCCAATAACTACATTGATCACAAGATGAAATGCTTCTTGATTTGTCAGACACATCTCAGGAGATAACAGTGCTTGATCTGCTTTGTGGAAATTCATTGAGGCAAAACATTAGAGCTCCGGCTTACTGCCTCCAATCTCTAAGATCCTTTGCATCAAGTCTGCatcgtgtgtgtctgtatgatCAGTAAAACACTGAGTTAGTCATTGTGGATCATGTTTCTGCTGCACTTTAACAGCTGAAGGTCGTGACTGTGTAAGTGGAGGGCAGAAAAAGGTCGAGAGAGTTCTTCAGTGTCGTTCAAATGTCAGACAAGTGCTGCATGCTACAGTTTTCCCCCTTCAGATTATACAGACAAAAACTCGTAACTTACTGCTGTGTTTCGAGTTTTCCACCAAATGCTCTGTTAGAAACGAAATTAttcttgtatttgttgtttatgCACTGTTTAGTATTATCATAGGGAGTTGGGACCCACTTTGCGATTCTTCCTCTGTGGTTATTTCAGTCTGATACAGTAGCAGCTTTACAGTATAAACCATCCCACACAGGCTGCATACCAACCAGGCCTCTCAGGACAGGAAAAGCAACATGTCCAGCCATGACGACCCGCTGACCTTCAGGGTAAATGTCAGCAGGTCAAAGCTGCTGATTTTCAGCAGGCCAACATTCATATCATGTGTGAGAACGGTCCTGAGTCTGGATCTGTAGTTATATTTTAGACCATCTGCATCTCAGTGTAATGACTAAGAAATACTCTAAGTCCCTTCCTGGTTGCCGCCAGAGTGCAAGTTGAGATGTCACTTTTTCTCTTCAGttcaaaaaaacctttttgaacGTTTTGCTTTTAAACTTGTGTCTGTCATCACTCAACCATACGTTATTTCCTGTGTAATAAACACACACTATTCTCCTTTATAGTGAGCAGCACACagattttttgaacatgcttaTGAATCCCAGTCATAGACAAATGCAGCACcatattacattaaattacatgGTTATTGAAGACAAGAATTTgtgttgtggatttttttttaaaaagctgcgtTGTATATTTGCCATTTCATAAATAAAGATGTTAATTTAACATAGTGCTCTGCAGTAGATTGCAAATGGGAGATTTCAGACACAGCCAGCGTCTCTGCAGCACTCTGACCATGACATCATGAGACGGTGACACAGCTATTTTAGAAGGACGCTGCAGCTGGAGTGAGTCTACGTTGTCTTTCAGGTGAATCACCAGTCAGAAAAGAAAGCCAAAGAACAGCCAGtgttttgcacaaaaacagtCCTGTTGACATTGAAGCAGCCTAATTCTCCTATTTTAATGcagattaaaaacataatttagttaTTAATCTCTATACTCTTTGTATTGTAAGTCTCTATTcttaaatgtaatataatagcTTTTCTCTCTGATCTCGGAGCCTTTAAGGTCCTTATTTATTCTGTCCCTATACAGTGCTGATGCAGAGTGACGCTGCTTATGTCCACAGACAGCCACACTGTTTATCCTTCATTTCTGGATCTCGGTGACGTCAAAATCTCAACTGACAGGCTATCGCAACACAGCATCAAGCGAAATTCTAGCTCGAGATGAAAAATTTAAACTTGCGTGAAGACGCAAAATGCACATTCATCGCGCCAACCAGCGTTAGTTTGCATCTCCTTGCACTGACCTTGTATGTAAACTTGCCACATGAAACGTTCACGTTGCGTCCTGTGTGAGCGCGACATCGAACTCTCACTGTTAACTtgacaaaaccaaaaatcaacGCCTGTGCCCTCAATCAGAAAAAGCTGAGCAATTTACCTTGTTTCCAGAGGCGTCCTTGCCCTTTCCCTCCTCGGCGACGTGGAAGCGGAGGTTCTCCAGCAGGATGACGGATCCGGTGGCGGGGTTAGCGCAGGCAGCTTCCACCTCCGCACCCACACAGTCCTTCAGGAAGGTGACGTCCCTGCAGAATCACAGAGGAAACAGTGAGGAAACGTATATGTAATAATTCCTGGTGGGTTCTCTCAATCAAAGACATTATTTTACAATCTTCCTCTATTTGTGATCATTAAATAATTAGTTTGTAATCTCAAGAAAGTAGGCATGTTGGGGTTGATATGAGTGAGATTTTGGCAGAAGTCTGGGACTTGGAGGTATAGAAAAACACTTGATGATACAACCAAAACTTTTTTAGGATTCTAACTTTAATTTCTTCAATACAAAAGCATAAACATTCTAGTTTTTAATTCATGAAGGCTTTAGGAAATTAACTGAATGCATCCGAAGATGGAAATCATATATGCAGTTCATGGACTCACCTCCCCAGCAGGGTCTTGAGCTCGGCGGCGACGGGCTCGAGGGAGTATTTCTCAGGCATAAAGTTTCCATCAGGTCGGCCCAGATGGCTCATCAGCACGACGGCTTTGGCTCCGTTGTCCAGGCAGTGTTTGATGGAGGGAACGGCTGCCTTGATCCTGaaattcagacaaaacacaCTTCTTCAACCTCTTCTCTTGAAGAaactctgcactctgctgccaagattttttttatcctacATTTAactaatcaataaaaaaaaaaaacatacacacaccattaataaaaatgtttttgtttggttgtttgtgaaAGGATAAAGCCtgacttcttttttatttaagattacAGAGTACTGTTAGATGGACTTTACCTCTGGTTGTTTGTGATCGTCTTGTCTTTCATTGGAACATTGAAGTCGACcctgaaagagaagaaaacgTAATTACCAGAGAGAAACACACTATCAATGTCTCGCTTCTGGTTTTCTTAAGTTTTTGAACATAAAGTTCAAGCTGAAATTAATGTTGAAACTAATGGCTAAAATATACATTGTGACGACTTCAAAACTGTATTGTTAGCAGTCCATGTTCATGTTGATTAAAATAAACCTGTAAGTGTAAATACATATATGAAGGTAGGGAagaagaaaccttttttttcttatttttttcagagaaataGGTCAaggcaggattttttttaccaccaCTTTTATCTCTTACATTACaacttgttttgctgctgtacTGCAGTCTAGTTACTGTACGATAATTTGGCATCAGTACAAAAGACATGTTCAGACAGAATAATTCAGCCACAGTGTCTTTATGTTAAATTGACCAATC
This genomic window from Plectropomus leopardus isolate mb chromosome 13, YSFRI_Pleo_2.0, whole genome shotgun sequence contains:
- the pgk1 gene encoding phosphoglycerate kinase 1; translated protein: MSLSNKLTLDKVDVKGKRVIMRVDFNVPMKDKTITNNQRIKAAVPSIKHCLDNGAKAVVLMSHLGRPDGNFMPEKYSLEPVAAELKTLLGRDVTFLKDCVGAEVEAACANPATGSVILLENLRFHVAEEGKGKDASGNKTKASQGDIDSFRASLSKLGDVYVNDAFGTAHRAHSSMVGVNLPQKAAGFLMKKELDYFAMALEKPQKPFLAILGGAKVKDKIQLINNMLDKVDEMIIGGGMAFTFLKVLNNMEIGTSLFDEEGAGIVKDLMAKAEKNNVKITLPVDFITADKFDEKAATGTATVAGGIPAGWMGLDCGPESSKAYAEAVGRAKQIVWNGPVGVFEWENFAKGTKNLMDKVVEVTKNNCITIIGGGDTATCCAKWNTEDKVSHVSTGGGASLELLEGKVLPGVDALSSV